GCAACTCGATCCAGTCGCCGGTGTTCCAGGCGGAATCGCTGTTGAAATTGATCTCGCTGAATTCGACCTGCGCAGCGGCCGCGCTGCCGTTGAAGTAGGCCGTGATCGCGTCGCTGGAAGTGAAATTATAGGTGACCGAACGGTTCGGGTTGTTCGAGCTGATGGTCGTGTTGGAACGCCAGTGATCGAACGAATAACCAGGGTTGGGAATGGCGGTGATCGTCACCGGATTGCCATTGAAGTAAACGCCGGACCAGGGATAGGATGTCGGGGTGATCGTGGAGATCTCGATACGTCCGGCACCGGCCGGTTGGACCTGGAGCGTCAGCGTGACCTGACCGGAGAGTCCGAACTCACTTTGAATTTGTCCGCGCACGTTCGAAGGTCGCTGACTGGCAAAGGTCAGCATGCTTTGAATGTTGCTGAGCCAGTCGGAGTTATTGCTGCCCCAGGCGAATTGGTACGCCATGTCGGTCGAGATCGTATCCCGATACATATACGCCACCTGCTGCACGTTCGACGGCAGGAAGATGGTGTTGATCAGGTCCGCGTAACGGTTGATGAAGTAGCGACGGAAGACCGTGTTCTGCGTCAGCGCGTCGAAGATGTCGGAGTTGTAATTCTGCGGGCTGGGATTGCGGGCCACGGACAACATGTTATTCGTGACCGAACCGTACAGGCCCAAACCGAAGTCGAGGTCGTAGATGAGGTAGCGGAATTTGCCTCCTTCCTTCCGGGGCCGCCAGAGCTTCAGGTTGTTGTTGCCTCCCCCCATCCAGTCGTCGTTCGGATAGTAGGTTTCGGCGATGAAGTAATCGGCCATGTTCTGAAGGTCCAGCATGGACGCGACGGAATCGTAGTAGGCAGGATCGGAGGGCGAAACCGTCGTAGCATAGTTGTACAACTTCCAAAAGGCATCGGTGCTTCCACGCTTGACCTCGATGCCGGAAGCGAAATAACTTTCCTTCAGGAGGTCGATCTCATCGTCGTCGTAGCCGTAGTTGAGTTTGACCCAGTGATGGTCGTCGTTCTCCCGGGTATAGTACACGCCCCAGTTGCCGCCGTTGAGGAACAGGAGACAAGGCTCATAGGCCACATAATCGTTGAACGTCGTTCGGAGAAGTCGTTGCATGAGGGGATCCCGCATGCGCGCATTCGACCGATCATTGCCGGTCATGTGCAGGATGAAATTATCCCAGCCGGTCATCCAGGGTTTCAACGACTCCATCGGGTAGTCGAGGCTCGACAAACCGTAGCGATCGCCGAGGCTGATCTCGAAGCTCTTTTGCGGCGCGGAACGCGACCAGCCGCCGGTAATCTGCAGTCCGCCGTTGAAACGAAAAGCACGCTGGCGCGCGCGGTCGAAGAACTCGACCGTGACCGGCTTTTCCCAATCCATCCAGTAGTTGGCGCCCCAGTGCGGAGTGTTCGGATCGGCGTTGGGTCCTTCGACGTATATGCCGGTGTTGTAATCCCAGAGGTTGTCGGGATCGGTGGTCAGAGAATACACCGGCAAGCGACTGTTCACACCGATGAAATATGAGTTCGTAATGGTAGTACCCGGCAATACGCCGGAGGCGAACACCCGGGCGCGTACGGTGATGGCGGTATCGTTCAAGGTGATCGGACCGGAAGCAAGCGGAGATGAGGATGTCACATCACTGCCGTCGAGCGTATAGCGTACCTGTCCGCCCGGATAGGTGGTGGTGATCGTCAGCGATTGCGCGGATGCATAGAAACCCGCGGCCTTCGAGAAGACGGGAATGCCGGCATACCCGCTTCCGCAGGAAGAGGTGTTGTTCGAAGCATCGGGTGTCGGTTGGTCCGTGAGGCACCAGGAGCCACCGTCGGGAATGCGGGCAACGGAATGGTCCGCTTCGAGACTTCCGGTAGCTTTCGAGTCAAGGACGTTTCCCGCAGGATCGGAAAGCCAGACCGTCTCACCGGTCCGACTCAGTTTGAAACCCGTATGGAAATACATCTTCGCCGGAGCGCGGAACCAGGAAGGAAGACTGTAGAAGGAACCCGCGCCGGGATTGCACAGGAAGCTCAACCAGAAACGACCGCTGAGGTCGGTGTTGGTGGAGTTCAAATTATGGACCTCGATCGCGAGGACATTATTCCCGGGCAAGAGTGCAGCCTTCAGTGTCGCTGCGTCCACATGAAAAGAATCGGGTAACTGTCCCTGGTACATCACCGCTTCGTGCGAACTGGCCGAGACGGCATTCCAGGCGGGACGAATTCCGGGTACGCCGATGTTGGCGCGGGCGATCTCGATACCATTGAGGTAGGCGACGAAAGCGTCGTCGTAATCGGCATGGAATACCGCGTCGAGGATCTTCGCTGTATCGGCAATGGAGAATGTACGGCGAGAATAGGCCGATATCGTGGTGGAGATGGTCGTACCGTCATCCCCATCGCCGTAGCCGATGCCTCCGGTACCGGAATTCCAGGAACCGTCGTTGAAGGACGTGTTGCGCCAGTTCGTATCGGGTGGCGCGGAAGTGTTGGCGCGGTAACGCCAGGTATCGTTCTCCCGCACGGCGGTTTGCCAGGTGGCGGTGATCTCCGTTTTCACCGGATCGGCAGCCACCAGCAGCAGGTGGTCTTGCGGTCCGAGCGAATACGACGGAAAGACGAACTTCCGCAAGTCGAGTGAATCGTCCGAGATCGCGTAACCGTTCAGGTCAACCGGAGAACTTCCGCTGTTGAACAATTCGATCCAATCATCCGACTCCTGGTACTCGTCGAGGAAGGTCGCAAGGTTAGACGGTTGAATCTCGTTGATGCGGATCTGCGCACTGACGGTATTCAATGAAAAGCATAAGAGCAACAGCCAAAGCCGAAAGATGGCCTGGCCCGAAAAAAAACGGTGCATGAGAGGGTCATTGGTGTGTGTTACGAAATTGTATGCATTTCAATCGGAGCAGGAAGCAATCTGAGCCAAATCTTACAACTGCGTTTTTTGCCGGGATACTCAAGGGCGTAGCAGCTACTGCCCTTTCGATTCGATAGCTTCATGCTAAACTACTGAAAATCAGAAATCATTATGTTAAACAAGTTGCCGAAAAGCAGGCTGGGAGCGGCTTTGAGCCATCAACCCCTTATTTCCCCGGCCCCGAAGCCTGAAAATATCGCCGATCGGCCGGAATAACGCCCCAATGATTCAAAAGCATACAGTTCAGGCGGGATTCCTCCAGGTTCCGGATCGGCCACCATCCCATGACGGGTTGGTCATCCGGCAGTTGAACGACGGGTTGGGAAGCATGCATCAGTTGGTGCAGGTAGCGTCGCTCTTCCCGGTTGAGTTTCATCAGGGAGGCATCCGCGATCGTGAAGTAAAGTATCACCACCAGCACCCCTGCTCCAGCGACCTGTGTAGCGGGTGTACGAATGAAGGCGATCAACAGCCGCGAAGCGAAAAAACCGAACCAGCCGAACAACCAGAGCATCACCGGTTGCAAGGTGTCGATGCGGACGATCAGCGGACGATACGTCCGATAACCACCAAAGGGCAGCAGGAGCAGATAAGCCAGGACCAGCAATCCTGAAGCCGTGAAAAAGTACTTCACTTCTTTTGTGAGCATTTCCTTCCTGGCGGCATGAACGTAACTGACCAGCACCACCGACAGGACAACGATCAAGGATGGATAACTGAAAAAATAGTCGGTCAGTCCCTGGAGGAGTAATCCATACCGACCGATCAACGACGGTCCGTTGGCTGGGTTTTCCGCATTGAACGAACCGAGCCAGAGTGAATAGCACGACAACACGAACCACCATGCCCACGATAGGCTCCAGCCACGGAGCAGCGGACGATCCGTCCATCCCTGCTTTTGCATCATCCAACGCTCCATCAGGTGTGCGCCGCCCAAGAGGCAGCCGATCGCGGGCGAAAGCGGACCCTGAAAGGCCATGATCACCGGCAGCAAGAGCAACAACACACGACTCATCCGCGATCGGGCAGTCCATCTTCGCTGCAGCAGGATGTATCCCGCGATGAAAGCCGAAGGAAGCGCGTAGAAACAGGTGTAGGCAATGGCCCGGTCGATCACCCCCATGCTGGTGTTGAAGCCGTAGTTCTGGAACAATGGTTCTATGCAGAACGCCGCGGCGATCCAGGCCGATGACGTAACGCGTTGGTTTCCGGCAACGAGTGAGGACAAGAAAAAGAGCAGGGAAAGTTGCACGATCAGTTTGATCAGGGAGCAGGCGGCGTACACCGCATCCACCGGATCGGCGAACGGCCTGAACCAGTCCGGAGCATGCAGGAACCACCACTGCATAGACGCGTGGGCGAAATAGCGATTGGTCGCGTAATACGGCTGGAAGTCTTTCCAAAGACCGAAACCGAACGGATCGCTCAGCACGCGCTGATAAGCTTCAGACGGCACGACGACTGAAGCGATATCACCATCCAATGGAAAACGACCGAATTGGATAAACGAATAGATGAGATCCGCCAGCACCAGCAGTGCCAGCAGCCAGGTCCAGGTGCGAATTGATCGGGAAGTGGTCATGGATAGGAATACATACACCCGGGTGCGAGCCGCTGCATTGCCATCTCGAACCTTTGCGTTAGAAATGTACGCCGAACAGGTAGATAAATCCCGCGAATAGCACGCGTTGTATCCGCAACCCTATACAGTAGCCTAAAGAAGCATCCATAGGAGCGGGAACAAATGCACGACTTAACCCGAAAGTACGCTTCCGGTTTCCTGCAGGATTCAGGCTTTGAGCAGCGGACAGTGATCAACCATATAAGCGAGGTCTGCTGTAGGTCGGGCACCTTCCAGTTCCTTACAACGGAGTTAATCAACCGGTTCAGACACATTCACGTTCCAGGATGTTGAACATTTGTTGTCAGTTCAATATAGGTATGGTAAGATCTAAAACAGGGTTCGGGCAAGTTTTGGAGAATAAGGGAAAAACGATGCAAACGCCAGGAAACGCGATAAAAATTGAAAATATGTAAGATATTATTTTACATTTTTGTAAATCACTTGACTAAAATTATGTAAATTATGCCTAAATTTGAATGAAAACATTGTCCTGATGCCATACCTTGCCCGAATCACCGACTTAGAATTAAGACGAAAATTATCCGCTTCCGGTGCTGTGCTGGTTCGCGGCGCGAAGGCTTGCGGTAAGACCGAGTCGGCCAAGCAAATTGCCGGAAGTACCCTGCGCGTTGATCAGGACGAACAGGTTCCTGCGCTGATCGATACGGCTCCCAGGCGTTTGTTATTGGGAGAGACACCAAGGCTGATCGACGAATGGCAAGCTCAACCTAAGCTATGGGACTACATACGACATGAAATCGATGACCGGCGACAACCCGGACAATTCATCTTAACCGGCTCGGCGAATCCGGAAGAGACGGTCAGGATGCATTCCGGGGCGGGGCGTTTTACCATTGTTGAAATGCGCACGATGACCTGGCAGGAACTGGGCTACTCGACCGGAGCCGTCAGTTTGGCGAATCTCTTTGAAGGAAAAAGTATTGATGTGATTGACCAGCCGACAGCGCTTGAATTCATCCTTGAACGGTTGATCATCGGTGGTTTTCCCTCCCTGATCGACAAGTCTGTACAACAGGCAACGGATATAAATCGTGCTTATGTTGAGTTGCTTGCCGAAGTGGACATGAGTCGTGTTTCGGAAATCAAACGAGATCCAAATAAAGTAAGAAGTCTACTCCGGTCCATCGGAAGAAACACCGCCACGCTTGCGGAGATCACCAGGTTAGAAAGCGATATCCGGGAAAAAGAAAGAACCTCCATCACCCGGCCGACCATTTACGATTATCTCGACGCGTTGAAGCGCCTCATGATCATCGAGGAGCAGCCTGCGTGGAATACACATATTCGTTCATCCTATTCCTTGCGTAAATCTTCCAAGCATCACTTTACCGATGTCGCGTTGGCAGTCGCCGCCCTGGGAGCCAATGAGCAATCCCTTTTAAACGATTTGCATTTCACCGGCTTTTTATTTGAATCACTGGTCACCCACGACTTGCGGGTCTATGCACAGGCTAACGATGCCAAGGTCTATCATTACCGGGATTCCAGCGGATTAGAAATCGACAGTATCGTTCAAAAATACAATGGAGATTGGTGTGCATTCGAAATAAAACTGGGGAGCGGACAAATTGAGGCAGCCGCGAAGAATCTCCTGAAGTTTGTCTCGATCCTTGATACTAAAAAGATTGCGCCACCGAAATCGCTCAACATCATTACCGGAACCGGGATCAGTTATACGCGAAAAGACGGCATTCATGTAATATCGCTTGGGTCATTGGGCGTTTAACGACAAAAAGGGAAAGGCTGTGCCGCCAAAAGAGGAAACGCTTTTAACCCCGCATGCTACTTTCGATCTACATGCAGCAAAATCATCGCATCACGGCACCCAATGCCGCCCGGTTAGTAGGCTGTTCAAGGCAGGCCTGTCCTTTTGCAATATTGATCCATCCGGATTCGTTGCCCGGAAAAACTCAAGATGGCTTCTCGACCAGGTGCCGCTCAACTGCCATTAGTACAGGCATTCGAGCAATTTATCCATGAGAGCGCTTCTGGCTTGCGGCGCAAGCCCGATGGCACCAAACTACTTACCGGTAGTGTCCAGAATTACCGTGCCACCCTGGAAAAGATCAAAGCCTTCCAAATCGAGTGCGGTACCGATTTGTTGTTACACGACCACCATCGGCTCAGTCTCAAGCAGGTGGAGCGTGAAAACGCTCGTTGGAAAAGGTTCATCCGACGATTTTCTGAATTCCTGAGAAGGCACAACGTCCGATCCGATAATTATCTCGGCTTTCATTTCAAGCATCTGAAAACATTTTTGCGCTACCTGGAGGTGGCGCACGGTTGGGAGTTGGGTAATATTCCCCGGCTGTTCTTCGTGCGCAAAGAACCCGTACCCATCGTTGTGGTGCCGTTACATCGCATCCGTTCCTTGCTTCAGGATCACGGACTGTTGCAACGCCTCAGCCCGGAACTGCGACAGGCCCGCGACATCTTCCTGGTCGGTTGTTCTACCGGTTTGCGGGTGTCCGATCTTTTGTCACTCCAACGGTCCAACCTTGAGCAGACCGGTTCGGCTACCTACCTGGTTATTGCCAGTCGTAAAACCGGCTCATTGCTTCGAATCCCTCTACCGGCGTATGTTCTCGAGATCTTTCGCCGGTACCGTTCAAGAGGAATCCGTCTCTTACCCCACATCAGTAACTCCTGTCTGAACAAACGTCTAAAACTGCTGGGAGAGGCTGCGGGCTGGACCGAACCACACATCCTTTGGCGAAACCGTGATGGCCGCCCGCGCATGGTCTTTAAAGACCCAACCAACAAAACTCACTTTCGATTCTGTGACCTCATCACCTCCCACACGATGCGCAGAAGCGCCATCTCCATGCTACTGGCCAGCGGCATGGCCGAACACCTGGTGCGCAAAATCTCCGGCCATGCACCCAACAGCGCCGAATTCTTCCGGTATGTGGACATCAGCCAGGACCAACTCGATACGGAAACTTTGAAATTCTACGCCCTCTTAGAGGAAAAACCAGCCTTGAATTGATGGAATATGATCGAAAAATGTATCTTTCCCGGGTCTTTTCGATCAGCGTATCATGCTTTCGATCAACTACTTATACGGTTTTGATTATTATCCCTTCGGGATGTTGATGCCTGGAAGGAACTACAATGCTTCTGACTACCGATTCGGACACGGTGGCCAAGAGAAAACGGATGAAATATCTGGTGTAGGAAACCATTACACAGCACTATTCTGGGAAATGGATCCGCGAATTTTGAGAAGGTGGAACCAAGACCCTAAGCCGAACCCTTCCATATCTAATTATGCCATTTATGCCAATAACCCGATCTGGTTTGTAGATGTATTGGGAGATACAGCATATCAGTTTAGGCTGGACGGTTCATTCTTTAGAAAATTTGATGATGGCAAAAAAGACGTGATTGGTCAGTTTTTTCAAACATCCACTTCCAATTATGATAAGGACGGAAACTTAACCTCTTACACATATAGTGACCCTGTAAACTTCACGTTCAATGATTTGGATTTAGACAGGGAAGCTATTGTAAGCGGAAGCATGAAAGCAACGTTAATTACGGAAAATGATATTGACGCTGCAATGGATTTTAATGGGGTTAAAACTCCAGAAGCCCAAAATAGTCCATGGACCTATATTGAAAGGGAAAGCAGACCAGTAGGTGACGAATCCATTCTGTCAGGCAAAAGCACTGGGTTGTTGGATCATTACTCAACGAGCCCCATTGTTAAAAGTGGATACCTTCACGTGGTTAAACCTGCTTCTGGAAGCACGGGTTTTGGAGCAGGGTATAATGATATGGATTTTGGAAATTTCCTTTGGGGACACTCAGGGAAAATGTTAGGCTTCTCTCTTATTACTCTTAAATCAACAGCCCATCTTAATAATGCTGTTAATGGCCGATCTGATAACCCAGGGAAAGATGTGCCTTTATTAGATGCAGAAGCCGATCAAAGAGCAATAAAAGGAGGTTACAATTATCCTGTTAAATAGTGATCCTATGGTAAAACTCCTAAGTTTATTCATGTCTCTGTTGTCGGTGCTTTGCTCTTGTAATAGTCAAACAACTGTGGAAGAAACCGAGAAATATAAGTTTATTGACAGCCTTTCTTTAGATGACTTGGAAACGTTGAGAGGTGTAAATATTGCTGTTAGAAACAAAGAAGATGCGGCATACTCTTTTGGGATATTGCTAAGAGACATTTACTATCGAATACCAGCCTATGATACCTTGAAAGAAAGAGAAATAATAATGAACCCGAATTGGTATGATGTGGTGAAGTATGCAAAAGCTAATAATGTTGATAGTACGCAGGCGTATGTTTTTGTCAAGATAATCAGTGATAAAATTACTTCCGTATTTCATAGGGCAAACGTTTACAGCATCAAACAGGATGCTTCTTTAGGCGACTTTGTAATTTTTGAATTGAGTAGTCCAGAAATTGATAAGCCTAAAGAGAAAATTATTTGCTTATATCCCTCTGGTGAGATAAGACACCAATACTGGAAAGATTATTTTACAAAGGCAGAAAAGATTAAGGACGGTTGGTATAAATAGAATGCGAAAACTGGCCTGTCCGGAATTTTTCCTTATTCCGAATACGCCTTTTTCATTTTCCTGTCTCTGAGGAAAGCATCCACCATCTCAAAGACGTGCGCCTTGTCCGCTTCGTTCAGCTTCTGAACATCCTGCAGGCGTTTTAGGGTTTTCTTATCCAGCTCCACGGAAGTTTTACCGAGCAGGAAATCCAAGCTCACCTCCAGCACATCGGCAATTTTAGAAGCCACTTCCTCGGATGGTTTTACTTCGTCCCGTTCCTACTTGCCTACTGGCTCAGCCAATCCGCAATTCGGACGTGATGCGTTCTCCTATTCGCTGGGTTATCACGATGGCGACTACGAGCCGATCGGACAAGTTTCACCGGTGGCCGGCAACTTCAACGAGGGAACTCACTATACAAATATTCATACCGGTACGACCAGCTGAACCGGCTGGTGGGTAAACAAACCTATCACAATTGGTGGAACCGGGCCGACAACCTCTTCGTGACCGGAGGGACGCAGGACAAGCGTTACGATGAAGGCTTGTCGTATGATCCTAACGGGAATATCCTGGAATACCTCAGAAATGGGGTGGACGAAGCACCCATGGTCCTGGATATGGACAGCCTCCATTACCACTACGATGCAGGCACGAACCGGCTGAACCACGTCACAGACGGGGTAAATTCGGCCAATTATGCCGAAGACCTTGATTCTCAATCGCCGAATAACTATACTTACGATGGCAACGGCAACCTGACCGGGGATGTCTCGGAGGGTTTGACGATGTATTGGAACAATTACGGCAAGCTGGATTCGTTGAAGAACACGAACAAATCAATCGCCATGAAGTTCCGCTACGACCCGATGGGCAACCGGATCGAGAAACGATTGTACCATCTGGACGGCAGCGGATCGGTTATTCGTCAGAGCGCCACGCACTATGTACGGGACGCGCAGGGAAATCCGTTGGCGGTATATGATCTCTTGGGCGGAGATACCATTGTCCTTAGCGAGTTTAATTTATACGGCACTAATCGCCTGGGCATGCTGACCACAGCGGATACGTTAGTATGTGCAACCTGCACCACCGCGACGGCTCCATCTGTCTACCTGAGTCCTGTGGGAAATAAACGCTATGAGCTGAGTAATCACCTCGGTAACGTCATGACAGTCATCAGTGACAAGCCGGTTCCGATCGATACGACCAGTGATGGATTGTGGGATTATTTTAATGCTTCCATGATTTCTGCGACTGATTATTATCCCTTCGGGATGGGGATGCCGGGAAGAGTCTTATATGCTGATAATTATAACTATGGTTTTGGATCCCACGAAATTCTAAAAGAAGTTACAGGGACAGGTAATCGGGTAGACTTAGGTGATCGATGGTTAGATGTAAGATTGGGAATATCAAATAAGCCAGATTTTAAGGCGAGCAAGTTTCCTGATACTTCTCCTTATTCTTATTCATCAAATAGCCCCATCCTCTTTATTGATCCCGATGGTATGGAAGTAAAGGCATATTCCTCTGCTTCACAAGCTCTAGTATTAAGAACACTTAACTATGCTTTTGGTAACCAGCATGGTTTTAGTTTTGTCAATAATGTACTAATTCACAGTGGCGTTTTACCTAAAGATATAACACCACAGCAAACGCTTATATTTCACTATATCAACGAAATATTAGTCAAATCTACAACTCAAACATTAATTACGGTAAACTCATATACATCTGCCCGCATTGATGCTGAAGGCAATTTGCAAATCGGAGGCATAGTTAATGATGGAGAGGCAATGACATTTAGTTATAGTTCGTCAAAGAGTATAGGAAATAATGAGTTAGGCAATTTGCCATTGATTTTAGCCGT
This DNA window, taken from Bacteroidota bacterium, encodes the following:
- a CDS encoding tyrosine-type recombinase/integrase translates to MASRPGAAQLPLVQAFEQFIHESASGLRRKPDGTKLLTGSVQNYRATLEKIKAFQIECGTDLLLHDHHRLSLKQVERENARWKRFIRRFSEFLRRHNVRSDNYLGFHFKHLKTFLRYLEVAHGWELGNIPRLFFVRKEPVPIVVVPLHRIRSLLQDHGLLQRLSPELRQARDIFLVGCSTGLRVSDLLSLQRSNLEQTGSATYLVIASRKTGSLLRIPLPAYVLEIFRRYRSRGIRLLPHISNSCLNKRLKLLGEAAGWTEPHILWRNRDGRPRMVFKDPTNKTHFRFCDLITSHTMRRSAISMLLASGMAEHLVRKISGHAPNSAEFFRYVDISQDQLDTETLKFYALLEEKPALN
- a CDS encoding CotH kinase family protein, encoding MHRFFSGQAIFRLWLLLLCFSLNTVSAQIRINEIQPSNLATFLDEYQESDDWIELFNSGSSPVDLNGYAISDDSLDLRKFVFPSYSLGPQDHLLLVAADPVKTEITATWQTAVRENDTWRYRANTSAPPDTNWRNTSFNDGSWNSGTGGIGYGDGDDGTTISTTISAYSRRTFSIADTAKILDAVFHADYDDAFVAYLNGIEIARANIGVPGIRPAWNAVSASSHEAVMYQGQLPDSFHVDAATLKAALLPGNNVLAIEVHNLNSTNTDLSGRFWLSFLCNPGAGSFYSLPSWFRAPAKMYFHTGFKLSRTGETVWLSDPAGNVLDSKATGSLEADHSVARIPDGGSWCLTDQPTPDASNNTSSCGSGYAGIPVFSKAAGFYASAQSLTITTTYPGGQVRYTLDGSDVTSSSPLASGPITLNDTAITVRARVFASGVLPGTTITNSYFIGVNSRLPVYSLTTDPDNLWDYNTGIYVEGPNADPNTPHWGANYWMDWEKPVTVEFFDRARQRAFRFNGGLQITGGWSRSAPQKSFEISLGDRYGLSSLDYPMESLKPWMTGWDNFILHMTGNDRSNARMRDPLMQRLLRTTFNDYVAYEPCLLFLNGGNWGVYYTRENDDHHWVKLNYGYDDDEIDLLKESYFASGIEVKRGSTDAFWKLYNYATTVSPSDPAYYDSVASMLDLQNMADYFIAETYYPNDDWMGGGNNNLKLWRPRKEGGKFRYLIYDLDFGLGLYGSVTNNMLSVARNPSPQNYNSDIFDALTQNTVFRRYFINRYADLINTIFLPSNVQQVAYMYRDTISTDMAYQFAWGSNNSDWLSNIQSMLTFASQRPSNVRGQIQSEFGLSGQVTLTLQVQPAGAGRIEISTITPTSYPWSGVYFNGNPVTITAIPNPGYSFDHWRSNTTISSNNPNRSVTYNFTSSDAITAYFNGSAAAAQVEFSEINFNSDSAWNTGDWIELRNPAAFDLDISGWKFRDDADNHTYTLPTGTVLPAGGYLVLASDLDKFASINPAVTNVIGDFGFDFNNGGEELRLFNRDDQLFGSVFYDDFAPWPVTADGAGFTLERVAGSADPNDPASWFAGCYGGSPGRAYGAPTIGLTAAGTTQLCQGATVTLTASPANATTYQWQRDGVDIPGATAVDYVASLTGVYRARVNAGGCTGLSDTLRVTVSAISSLSSTTGASRCGDGSVQLQAVSTSPIEWYDAASGGTLVGTGTSFTTPVLQTTTTYYAQAAGNCPGPLVAVTAVVNAVTADPVTQDDSRCGDGSLTLTATDTAAVRWYATASGGSVLASGYTFVTPALTTTTTYYAEAGTLCPSNRVPAVATILPLTADPVTQSDSRCGPGSVTLTATDTAQIRWYDAPVGGTLLATGSSFTTPILTATTTYYAEAGDVCPSQRIPADAIIISGAALPATQDATRCGPGTLLLTATPGDTATLYWYDAAVGGTLLSTGNTYTTPVLNTSTTYYVQAGISCPSARISVDAIITSNPVDPQVTGAQRCGSGTLTLAAVSSDPVSWYDAPGGNLLGTGLSFTTPSISVDITYYAQSGSGSCLSNFIPVLAQINLVSVDPVVTGGSVCGFGQVLLTASAADPMSWAATPGGAVVETGGTYLTPIIAVNTTYYVQAGTLCPSNWVAVTATVHALPSPDLGPDLLIASGDSAVLDPGAGFSGYLWSDGSTLQTLVVNSDGTYAVSVTDANGCSASDTVVVNVATAAANLTPRDLRVIAYPNPAGDHLLLLHNGLQGEVGITVYDGAGRIVLYDVPRLTAETLYRIDTGSWPSGLYRLRVEFEGKVWNLPVVIAHR
- a CDS encoding ATP-binding protein, producing MNENIVLMPYLARITDLELRRKLSASGAVLVRGAKACGKTESAKQIAGSTLRVDQDEQVPALIDTAPRRLLLGETPRLIDEWQAQPKLWDYIRHEIDDRRQPGQFILTGSANPEETVRMHSGAGRFTIVEMRTMTWQELGYSTGAVSLANLFEGKSIDVIDQPTALEFILERLIIGGFPSLIDKSVQQATDINRAYVELLAEVDMSRVSEIKRDPNKVRSLLRSIGRNTATLAEITRLESDIREKERTSITRPTIYDYLDALKRLMIIEEQPAWNTHIRSSYSLRKSSKHHFTDVALAVAALGANEQSLLNDLHFTGFLFESLVTHDLRVYAQANDAKVYHYRDSSGLEIDSIVQKYNGDWCAFEIKLGSGQIEAAAKNLLKFVSILDTKKIAPPKSLNIITGTGISYTRKDGIHVISLGSLGV